The Apium graveolens cultivar Ventura unplaced genomic scaffold, ASM990537v1 ctg5383, whole genome shotgun sequence genome segment ATGTTATACCACAGATAGCCATTTGTATGTGCGGATATATGCAAATGCATGTCGTATTTATGCATGTATATAGAAGGAGATTTCTAAAGTATCGGGCAGGTGTAAGACTGAGTGGTCAAAAGATACCAGTTAAATGGAATTTGCAAAAATAAGCTCACAAGACCTAAAAAACATCATTTTCAAAACTTAATTGAACAGTGCAGCCCTAAACTAATAACGAAGTTAAGACTAACTATAAAACACAACAGCTTATCCAGTATAATTAAATCAGGATACGTTTACTTTTGAAGAGCGTGCAGCCTTGACTAGGATATTTTGAACCAGACTATACCGCACCATACTGATTATAGAGAAAATATGATAAGTAGCACAAGCTAAGAAAAGATGAGCAATCCGATTTAACCATCAGGCTGATACAAGAACAGCAGCTGAATGAGTTCCTGATCTAGATCTCAGCAACAGATACTAGGACATCATGTTGTGCGTAGAGATAAACAAGAACCAGATCCCCAAGTTGAGCAACGAGGAAAGAACACTAAAAAGGTGGACAGGATTTGCCAAACTTGTCAAAAACTTAGAAACAACATTCGAAGTGCTTACAGAAATGGAACTTGTCCACAGCTGCACCTCTCAGAATTTAAAGGGAGATCAAGGAGTTAAATTCACTTGCTGAAGACTTGTTTTATCCCAAAAAGCACTCTCAATGTAAGTTTAAACATTTCCAACTAGCAAGAAACAAATCGAATCATGTAACCAAAAAGACCATAACTAGCCAAACAGCCTGCGAAAAGGTTAACAACATTAATATTGCACATGTTTTCAATGTTTAAAGTAGAAAATATTCAAGGTTTTGTCTAATTTACCCGGCCAATCAACTCCACCTTACTTGTTAGGCAAGCAAAGTTGAAACGAACAGGAAAGCAACCTATGCTGCTAAGACGATCATATCCAAGATCCAGTTTTACACCATGTAACTAATTTTCTTAATGGAAGTTGGCAGTTCAAGACCCATTTATCACCAAATACTTTTGAGACGTGCAAGTGTGAATCAAGTAATCAATTTGCATCCAGCAGCAATATTGGCAGGTGTAAACTTGTTTATAATTAGAAAACCAGCAGCAATTATGGCAATAGACCAGATTTTCTGTGCAAAGTCAAGCAAGCCTAACACTCCGGCAGACCATATAACGAACAATTTAGGACACAAAGTACGTTACGAAAACCAAGTTTCACACATTCAAAAGTTCAACCATATAGTCTTGCAAAATGCCAAACATGAATAAAGAAGATATCCTGCTAGCAGACACTCCGAGGCCTTGCATCTGGTAGTAGCAGCACCTCCGATATCCATCTATAATCTGGCATGAAGATACAACCATTACCACCAACTCATGCTAGCATAGGTAATCCACAGCAAGAGTACATAGTTATTACAATCAATCTAATATGCATACTTACAATTATTAAGCAATCATTTCATCTGCGCTCGTATGGTCCAGAGCGGTCCCTGCTATAACGGTCACCTCCTCCATAGCCACCGCCATCCCTGCTGCGGCCACCATACCGATCTCCATTCCTATCAGGACCAACACGACCACCACCTCCACCATACTTGTCATCTCTGCCACCATACCTACTACCCCCTCTATCTCCTCCTTCAGGACATTCTCTTGCAAAGtgccctggctttccacatttaaagcactCTCCACCACCAGACCCACGTCCACCTCCTCCATAGTCACGATCCCGACCACGATCACGACCACGGTCTCGACCACCATCACGGTCTCTACCTTGACCCTGCGGCTGAGCCTTCTCCACCGTAATATTTCTCCCATCTAGCTCAATTCCACGCATTTTTTCAATAGCATCTTCCATTGAATTCCTGTCATCAAACGTCACAAATCCAAATCCACGAGAGCGGCCAGATTCCCTATCAACAACCACCTAAAGTGACAAGTAAACTTTCATGTAAAAAACCAACTGAAAACTATCAGTTCATTCATCAAGCTCACATATCTACCTAAAGTAATACATGAGACAATAATTACGAATTTATGTGTAATAATTATGTATTTATGTGTAACCTCAAGTATGCATTTATGTCTGTTGATTGACCATAACTCAACATACCGCTAGCATTTATAATGAA includes the following:
- the LOC141702626 gene encoding glycine-rich RNA-binding protein RZ1A-like: MSDDTEYRCFVGGLSWSTSDKLLRESFDKFGGLIDAKVVVDRESGRSRGFGFVTFDDRNSMEDAIEKMRGIELDGRNITVEKAQPQGQGRDRDGGRDRGRDRGRDRDYGGGGRGSGGGECFKCGKPGHFARECPEGGDRGGSRYGGRDDKYGGGGGRVGPDRNGDRYGGRSRDGGGYGGGDRYSRDRSGPYERR